In a genomic window of Rubrobacter calidifluminis:
- a CDS encoding carbohydrate ABC transporter permease, protein MEAEAPRGLARVPQKGPVPGRRGRAGTIVTYAVLSVLAAAWLLPLAWAVDTALKPESETTKTPITWASSHFNLNAFRQVIEAGDILRWYANSALVSIVVTVFVVLLASLAAYALSRIPFRGRTVLFWVVLAGLMIPPQVLIVPLFSEMQAVGFVNTYQGIILPQLPSALAVFILKVFFDGIPRELEESALVDGASRLRIYWQIWMPLARPALAAVAIFTFVGSWNYFIWPLIVVTSTDMMTIPLGLSTVQSAFGIHYAQIMASAVLGGLPLLVAFIFFQRQIVEGIANTGLKG, encoded by the coding sequence ATGGAAGCGGAAGCACCGCGGGGTCTGGCCCGCGTACCGCAAAAGGGGCCCGTCCCAGGCCGGCGGGGCAGGGCGGGGACGATCGTCACCTACGCAGTTCTCTCCGTGCTCGCCGCGGCGTGGCTGTTACCGCTCGCCTGGGCGGTGGACACCGCGCTCAAGCCCGAGAGCGAGACGACGAAGACCCCGATCACCTGGGCGTCTTCGCACTTCAACCTGAACGCCTTCAGGCAGGTGATAGAAGCCGGGGATATCCTGCGCTGGTACGCCAACAGCGCGCTCGTCTCGATAGTCGTCACGGTCTTCGTCGTGCTGCTGGCGAGCCTCGCCGCCTACGCGCTCTCGCGCATCCCCTTCCGCGGCCGGACGGTGCTCTTCTGGGTCGTGCTCGCCGGGCTGATGATCCCGCCGCAGGTCTTGATCGTGCCGCTGTTCTCGGAGATGCAGGCGGTCGGGTTCGTCAACACCTACCAGGGGATCATCCTGCCGCAGCTCCCCTCGGCGCTCGCCGTCTTCATCCTCAAGGTGTTCTTCGACGGTATCCCGCGCGAGCTGGAGGAGAGCGCGCTCGTCGACGGGGCGAGCCGGCTCAGGATCTACTGGCAGATCTGGATGCCGCTCGCCAGACCCGCGCTCGCGGCGGTCGCGATCTTCACGTTCGTCGGCTCGTGGAACTACTTCATCTGGCCCCTGATCGTGGTGACGAGCACTGACATGATGACGATCCCGCTCGGGCTCTCCACCGTGCAGAGCGCCTTCGGCATCCACTACGCCCAGATCATGGCCTCCGCCGTCCTGGGCGGTCTGCCGCTGCTCGTCGCGTTCATCTTCTTCCAGCGTCAGATCGTCGAAGGCATAGCGAACACCGGGCTCAAAGGCTAG
- a CDS encoding hydroxyacid-oxoacid transhydrogenase, giving the protein MTDRGGGTSSGNETVFTMEATPLKYGPGAAEEVGWEVKRLGMSRVMLVSDPGVVKVGITGRIRELIEAEGVEVEVFDRAHVEPTAASFQEAADFAVEGDFDGFVAVGGGTSIDTAKVADLVSTHPAPIMDYVNPPVGGGRKPPSPLKPLLAVPTTAGTGAEATTVAVLDIPEQKVKTGISHQYLRPARGVVDPLLTMSLPSEVTSSCGLDVVCHAAESYLSRPYDARPKPKSPDDRPPYQGANPIADMWSAKALEYGGKYLRRAVENGEDVEARGAMMLGASLAGVGFGSAGVHIPHACAYPIAGLKHTYRPPGYEVDHPFVPHGWSVIVTAPASFRFTYPAAPERHRYVAELLAGRPIEKADENTLPEILIQLMQDVGAPSGVRELGYTEEDIPELVEGAMKQQRLLVGSPREVTEEDLANIIRESMENW; this is encoded by the coding sequence ATGACTGATCGAGGTGGTGGCACGTCTTCCGGCAACGAGACCGTCTTTACGATGGAGGCCACGCCGCTGAAGTACGGGCCCGGCGCGGCCGAAGAGGTCGGCTGGGAAGTGAAGCGTCTGGGGATGAGCCGGGTGATGCTCGTCTCCGACCCGGGGGTGGTGAAGGTCGGGATCACGGGGCGTATCCGGGAGCTGATCGAGGCGGAAGGCGTAGAGGTCGAGGTCTTCGACCGGGCGCACGTGGAGCCGACGGCGGCCTCCTTCCAGGAGGCGGCGGACTTCGCCGTCGAGGGAGACTTCGACGGGTTCGTGGCGGTCGGGGGCGGGACGAGCATCGACACCGCCAAGGTCGCCGACCTCGTCTCGACGCACCCGGCTCCGATCATGGACTACGTCAACCCGCCGGTGGGCGGGGGCAGGAAGCCGCCCTCGCCGCTCAAACCGCTGCTGGCGGTCCCGACGACGGCCGGCACCGGGGCGGAGGCGACCACGGTGGCCGTCCTGGACATCCCGGAGCAGAAGGTCAAGACCGGCATCTCGCACCAGTACCTGCGTCCGGCGCGCGGGGTGGTGGATCCGCTCCTGACGATGAGCCTGCCGTCGGAGGTCACCTCTTCGTGCGGGCTCGACGTGGTCTGCCATGCCGCCGAGTCGTATCTATCCAGGCCCTACGACGCCCGGCCGAAGCCCAAGAGCCCCGACGACCGGCCGCCGTACCAGGGGGCGAACCCGATCGCGGACATGTGGTCCGCCAAGGCGCTCGAGTACGGCGGGAAGTACCTCAGGCGCGCCGTCGAGAACGGCGAGGACGTCGAGGCCCGCGGGGCCATGATGCTCGGGGCGTCGCTCGCCGGCGTCGGGTTCGGTTCCGCCGGGGTGCACATCCCGCACGCCTGCGCGTATCCCATAGCCGGGCTCAAGCACACCTACCGGCCGCCGGGCTACGAGGTCGACCACCCGTTCGTCCCGCACGGCTGGTCGGTGATCGTCACCGCCCCGGCCTCCTTCCGGTTCACCTACCCGGCCGCCCCCGAGCGGCACCGCTACGTCGCGGAGCTCCTCGCCGGCCGTCCGATAGAGAAGGCCGACGAGAACACGCTGCCCGAGATCCTCATCCAGTTGATGCAGGACGTGGGGGCGCCAAGCGGCGTGCGCGAGCTCGGCTACACCGAGGAGGACATCCCGGAGCTGGTCGAGGGGGCCATGAAGCAGCAGCGGCTGCTCGTCGGCTCGCCGCGCGAGGTCACCGAAGAGGATCTCGCGAACATCATCCGCGAGTCGATGGAGAACTGGTAA
- a CDS encoding E3 binding domain-containing protein — protein MAEEKRDRSAPDPAELWMKWYETGTKAWSEMLSGGREPYADPWGLYRQWFESMEKVRENLAWGPSDGAEMAETAARAVEATTDPQQMQRWFEAAMRSWQEAAESWMSMMSLAPRWAEVMEKARENMLRQAEGGLPTDPLRFAVQWYNAVSGPLSEFVQEAIEKEEVLGPSSQFLQNYARFYRIFRKASEEYLRTLQIPTRSDVARVAGLVVALEDKVDRIEEAFEEFEYGYAEPATAGEVRSLEERIDRLEAKLDRLLASVGESRTEEPRNGSGGKEIKATAAARRKAEELGIDLSEVEGTGADGQITVEDVRQKGER, from the coding sequence TTGGCTGAGGAGAAAAGGGACCGGTCGGCGCCGGACCCGGCGGAGCTCTGGATGAAGTGGTACGAGACCGGGACCAAGGCGTGGTCTGAGATGCTCTCGGGGGGCAGGGAGCCCTATGCGGATCCGTGGGGTCTCTACCGGCAGTGGTTCGAGAGCATGGAGAAGGTGAGGGAGAACCTCGCGTGGGGGCCTTCCGACGGGGCCGAGATGGCCGAGACGGCGGCGCGGGCGGTCGAGGCGACGACCGATCCGCAGCAGATGCAGCGGTGGTTCGAGGCCGCGATGCGCTCCTGGCAGGAGGCCGCCGAGTCGTGGATGAGCATGATGAGCCTGGCGCCGCGGTGGGCCGAGGTGATGGAGAAGGCCCGGGAGAACATGTTGCGGCAGGCCGAGGGGGGGCTCCCCACCGATCCGCTGCGCTTCGCGGTGCAGTGGTACAACGCCGTGAGCGGACCGCTCTCCGAGTTCGTGCAGGAGGCGATAGAGAAGGAGGAGGTTCTCGGACCCTCCAGCCAGTTCCTGCAGAACTACGCCAGGTTCTACAGGATCTTCCGCAAGGCATCCGAGGAGTATCTGCGCACGTTGCAGATCCCGACCCGCTCCGACGTGGCGCGGGTGGCCGGGCTCGTCGTCGCGCTGGAGGACAAGGTAGACCGGATCGAGGAGGCCTTCGAGGAGTTCGAGTACGGCTACGCCGAGCCCGCCACCGCCGGGGAGGTGCGCTCGCTCGAGGAACGCATCGACCGGCTCGAGGCCAAGCTCGACCGTCTGCTCGCCTCCGTGGGCGAATCCCGCACGGAGGAGCCCCGGAACGGCTCGGGCGGTAAGGAGATAAAGGCCACCGCCGCCGCCCGGCGCAAGGCCGAGGAGCTCGGGATCGACCTCAGCGAGGTAGAAGGGACGGGGGCGGACGGTCAGATCACGGTCGAAGACGTACGCCAGAAAGGGGAGAGGTAG
- a CDS encoding LacI family DNA-binding transcriptional regulator translates to MPGVSLRDVAALAGVSFQTASKVLNGKGTVSKQTEERILEAARELGYVPNALARNLVTQSTSTIGILASNLSDYVLAQFVVGAEREARKMGRGVLICSLDEEGSDAARCLRMLVEHRVGGILAAAPQLEEDEEVGRMLREWEIPAVSIHHVPGGGVSLVGSDHARTAYLATGHLIDHGHRRIATVAGSPGRRVTKARLKGYERALEEAGITPDPSLVEFGDWEPEGGYRAALRLLERAPDVTAIFVQSDLMAFGVLHALYDRGLSVPGDCALLGCDDIPMAAHALPPLTTVRVPFYETGGAAVRLLLEEAAERNGRREQRILLPVELVRRRTCGCETVTD, encoded by the coding sequence TTGCCTGGCGTATCTCTACGGGACGTGGCCGCGCTCGCGGGGGTGAGCTTTCAGACCGCGAGCAAGGTCTTGAACGGCAAGGGTACGGTCTCGAAGCAGACCGAGGAGAGAATACTCGAGGCGGCGAGAGAGCTCGGGTACGTGCCGAACGCCCTCGCGCGCAACCTGGTCACGCAGAGCACCTCGACGATCGGGATCTTGGCGAGCAACCTGAGCGACTACGTGCTGGCGCAGTTCGTCGTCGGTGCCGAGCGGGAGGCGCGCAAAATGGGTCGGGGTGTGCTCATCTGCAGCCTGGACGAGGAGGGCTCCGACGCCGCCCGCTGCCTGCGGATGCTCGTCGAGCACCGGGTCGGGGGTATCCTCGCCGCCGCTCCGCAGCTCGAGGAAGACGAGGAGGTCGGCAGGATGCTGCGCGAATGGGAGATCCCGGCGGTGAGCATCCACCACGTCCCCGGCGGAGGGGTCTCGCTCGTGGGCTCCGATCATGCCAGGACCGCCTATCTGGCTACCGGACACCTCATCGACCACGGACACCGCAGGATTGCCACCGTCGCCGGCTCCCCGGGGCGTCGGGTGACGAAGGCGCGACTCAAGGGGTATGAGCGGGCGCTCGAGGAGGCGGGGATCACCCCGGACCCGTCGCTGGTCGAGTTTGGAGACTGGGAACCCGAGGGCGGATACCGGGCCGCACTCCGGCTGCTCGAGCGTGCACCGGATGTGACCGCGATCTTCGTCCAGAGCGACCTGATGGCCTTCGGCGTGCTGCATGCGCTCTACGATCGGGGGCTGTCCGTCCCCGGAGATTGCGCCCTCTTGGGCTGCGACGACATCCCGATGGCCGCGCACGCCCTGCCCCCGCTCACGACCGTGCGCGTACCCTTCTACGAGACGGGCGGGGCGGCGGTCAGGCTGCTTCTGGAGGAGGCCGCAGAGAGAAACGGCCGGCGCGAGCAGCGAATCCTGCTCCCGGTGGAGCTGGTGCGCCGGCGCACGTGCGGGTGTGAGACCGTCACCGACTGA
- the phaC gene encoding class III poly(R)-hydroxyalkanoic acid synthase subunit PhaC: MSDQRSAIPSSPQEFLRKYGEGASIALEGARADTGRTPKETIWTKNKAKLYHYQTGADNKYRTPVMIVYALINRPYVLDLIPGNSLVEYLSNEGFDVYMIDWGTPGDEDAEMTFEDYVLDYIPRAARKVMRNAGTEDFTLFGYCMGGTMSAMYAALFPETLKNLLLLTAPIDFSKENLGLYALFTDERYLDADLLADAFGNIPGEMIDTGNRMMKPITNYVGTYVNMWQRIFEDKSMETWLAMNKWVNDGPPFPGEAFRQWIHEFYQQNRLVKGEISLRGRRVDLSRIDVPLLSIAGKKDHICTVPQAEAIMDLVSSRDKEFYVLDAGHVGLLTGRNAKKTLWPKVRGWLADHSDPA, from the coding sequence GTGAGCGACCAGAGAAGCGCCATACCCTCCAGCCCGCAGGAGTTTCTGCGCAAGTACGGCGAGGGGGCGAGCATCGCGCTGGAGGGTGCCAGGGCGGATACCGGCCGCACCCCCAAGGAGACGATCTGGACCAAGAACAAGGCGAAGCTCTACCACTATCAGACCGGGGCCGATAATAAGTACCGCACGCCGGTCATGATCGTCTACGCGCTCATAAACCGCCCCTACGTCCTCGACCTCATCCCGGGCAACAGCCTCGTCGAGTACCTCTCGAACGAGGGCTTCGACGTGTACATGATCGACTGGGGCACCCCGGGCGACGAGGACGCCGAGATGACCTTCGAGGACTACGTCCTCGACTACATCCCGCGCGCGGCGAGGAAGGTCATGCGCAACGCCGGGACGGAGGATTTCACCCTCTTCGGGTACTGCATGGGCGGCACGATGAGCGCGATGTACGCCGCGCTCTTTCCGGAGACGCTCAAGAACCTGCTGCTGCTGACCGCCCCGATAGACTTCAGCAAAGAGAACCTCGGTCTCTACGCGCTCTTCACCGACGAGAGGTACCTCGACGCAGACCTCCTCGCCGACGCCTTCGGGAACATCCCCGGTGAGATGATCGACACCGGCAACCGGATGATGAAGCCCATAACCAACTACGTCGGCACCTACGTCAACATGTGGCAGCGCATCTTCGAGGACAAGTCGATGGAGACCTGGCTCGCGATGAACAAGTGGGTCAACGACGGCCCCCCGTTCCCGGGCGAGGCCTTCAGGCAGTGGATCCACGAGTTCTACCAGCAGAACAGGCTGGTGAAGGGTGAGATCTCGCTGCGCGGCCGACGGGTCGACCTCTCCCGCATCGACGTGCCGCTCCTGAGCATCGCGGGCAAGAAAGACCACATCTGCACCGTCCCGCAGGCCGAGGCGATCATGGACCTCGTCTCGAGCCGGGACAAGGAGTTCTACGTGCTCGACGCCGGGCACGTCGGGCTCCTCACCGGGCGCAACGCCAAGAAGACCCTCTGGCCGAAGGTGAGGGGGTGGCTCGCCGACCACTCAGATCCGGCGTAG
- a CDS encoding carbohydrate ABC transporter permease, producing the protein MEAGQEVARAPAVPVAKTGGGGRWRRNLTGWGFMLPFMAAYALFLIWPVILMFKYSFTNKSLVGTGGSQFLGFQNYGRIFGDPAFWQSLWHTVWFTILSTPPLVILALVFAMLTNRVGRGQGIFRFSFFAPFVLPVSVVCLIWIWMYEPGFGLIDGVLGGILGNVAWLGDPNVAMISIVITTIWWTLGFNFVLYLAGLQEIPRELYDAAAVDGAGAWAQARWITLPLLKRTTLLVLALQILASLKIFDQVYIMTYGGPNFTTRPIIEYFYDQGFTAYQIGYASAVSVVYFVIILAASVAWFLFSRRREETV; encoded by the coding sequence ATGGAAGCAGGACAGGAGGTGGCGCGGGCCCCGGCGGTGCCGGTCGCCAAGACCGGGGGAGGGGGCCGGTGGCGCAGGAACCTGACCGGATGGGGGTTCATGCTGCCGTTCATGGCGGCGTACGCGCTGTTTCTCATCTGGCCGGTCATATTGATGTTCAAGTACAGCTTCACCAACAAGAGCCTGGTCGGGACCGGGGGCTCGCAGTTTCTGGGGTTTCAGAACTACGGGCGGATCTTCGGGGACCCGGCCTTCTGGCAGTCGCTGTGGCACACGGTGTGGTTCACCATACTCTCGACACCGCCCTTGGTGATCCTGGCGCTCGTCTTCGCGATGCTCACCAACCGGGTGGGGCGGGGGCAGGGGATCTTCCGGTTTTCGTTCTTCGCGCCGTTCGTGCTGCCGGTCTCGGTGGTGTGCCTCATCTGGATCTGGATGTACGAGCCCGGCTTCGGCCTCATCGACGGCGTCCTCGGCGGCATTCTGGGCAACGTCGCCTGGCTCGGGGACCCGAACGTCGCGATGATCTCGATAGTCATAACCACCATATGGTGGACTTTGGGGTTCAACTTCGTGCTGTATCTCGCGGGTTTGCAGGAGATACCGCGCGAGCTGTACGATGCGGCGGCGGTCGACGGGGCGGGTGCCTGGGCGCAGGCGCGTTGGATCACGCTGCCCCTGCTCAAGCGGACCACACTGCTGGTGCTCGCGCTGCAGATACTCGCCTCGCTCAAGATCTTCGACCAGGTCTACATAATGACCTACGGGGGGCCGAACTTCACCACCCGGCCCATAATAGAGTACTTCTACGACCAGGGCTTCACCGCCTACCAGATCGGCTACGCCTCGGCCGTCTCGGTGGTCTACTTCGTGATCATCCTGGCCGCCTCGGTGGCCTGGTTCCTGTTCAGCCGCAGAAGGGAGGAGACCGTCTGA
- a CDS encoding muconolactone Delta-isomerase, whose translation MLVFVDFRVNPKELSLEQLWELWEREADAAKGAVDAGKVVALYKVSGQRRVLGILDVESHDELDQIIMAGLPMAHYLEIAEILPVREYSAFADDVRRRWS comes from the coding sequence ATGCTGGTCTTCGTGGACTTCCGGGTCAACCCCAAGGAGCTCTCGCTGGAGCAGCTCTGGGAGCTGTGGGAGAGAGAAGCCGACGCCGCGAAAGGTGCCGTCGACGCCGGAAAGGTCGTCGCCCTCTACAAGGTCTCCGGCCAGCGCCGCGTCCTCGGCATCCTCGACGTCGAATCCCACGACGAACTCGACCAGATCATCATGGCCGGCCTGCCCATGGCACACTACCTCGAGATAGCCGAAATCCTCCCCGTCCGCGAATACTCCGCCTTCGCCGACGACGTCCGCCGCAGATGGAGCTGA
- a CDS encoding alpha-N-arabinofuranosidase, whose protein sequence is MAQIKIDLDRRLGELDRRIFGGFIEHLGRCIYGGVFDEGSPLSDERGYRTDVIEALAPLRMPTLRWPGGNFVSGYHWTDGIGPREKRPNRMELAWHAEEPNRFGTDEFIEYCRTLGTEPYICVNMGTGTMDEAAAWVEYCNGTGDTYWANLRRAYGHEEPYNVRYWGLGNEMYGEWQIGALSAEDYVKRAREFAKVMKRVDPEIELVSCGLNGWSEWDRIVIDGLVSQVNYHSVHLYTGSDDHWSNVLAPHQAERALTTARALIERARYEQGVEHPVYVAYDEWNVWFRERAEDSGLEERYTLSDALAVATYLNVFARHCETVKIANLAQMVNVIAPIFTNENGLFLQTIYHPLRLYAENLGGAVLDVHLECETYDLAGRESSPWPHRVADRGPFRVLDAAATLDPSSGDLVLAVVNRDPDRSVEASVRLADGSFGGNATAREVTGDDPGATNDFGRERVGVTERSVKARGGAFEHEFPACSVSVLRVPVGR, encoded by the coding sequence TTGGCGCAGATCAAGATAGACCTCGACCGCAGGCTGGGTGAGCTGGACCGCCGGATCTTCGGCGGGTTCATCGAGCACCTGGGGCGCTGCATCTACGGCGGCGTCTTCGACGAGGGCTCGCCCCTGAGCGACGAGCGGGGCTACCGTACCGACGTGATCGAAGCGCTCGCGCCCCTGCGCATGCCCACCCTGCGCTGGCCGGGGGGCAACTTCGTCTCCGGTTACCACTGGACCGACGGGATCGGCCCGCGTGAGAAGCGCCCCAACAGGATGGAGCTGGCCTGGCACGCCGAGGAGCCCAACCGCTTCGGGACCGACGAGTTCATCGAGTACTGCCGCACTTTAGGGACCGAGCCCTACATCTGCGTGAACATGGGGACGGGCACGATGGACGAGGCGGCCGCATGGGTCGAGTACTGCAACGGTACCGGCGACACCTACTGGGCGAACCTGCGGCGCGCGTACGGCCACGAGGAACCGTACAACGTCCGCTACTGGGGGCTCGGCAACGAGATGTACGGCGAGTGGCAGATAGGCGCGCTCTCGGCCGAGGACTACGTGAAGCGGGCGCGCGAGTTCGCCAAGGTCATGAAGCGGGTCGACCCGGAGATAGAGCTCGTGAGCTGCGGTCTGAACGGCTGGAGCGAGTGGGACCGCATCGTGATAGACGGACTGGTGAGCCAGGTAAACTACCACAGCGTCCACCTCTACACCGGCAGCGACGACCACTGGTCGAACGTCCTCGCCCCGCACCAGGCCGAGCGGGCGCTCACGACCGCCCGCGCCCTCATAGAGCGGGCCCGCTACGAGCAGGGCGTCGAGCACCCGGTGTACGTCGCCTACGACGAGTGGAACGTCTGGTTCCGGGAGCGGGCCGAGGACAGCGGGCTCGAGGAGCGCTACACCCTCTCCGACGCGCTCGCCGTCGCGACCTACCTCAACGTCTTCGCCCGCCACTGCGAGACGGTCAAGATCGCGAACCTCGCCCAGATGGTGAACGTCATAGCCCCGATCTTCACGAACGAGAACGGGCTCTTCCTGCAGACGATCTACCACCCCCTGCGACTCTACGCCGAAAACCTGGGCGGAGCCGTGCTCGACGTTCACCTGGAGTGCGAGACCTACGACCTTGCGGGCCGCGAGTCCTCGCCCTGGCCGCATCGGGTCGCCGACCGCGGGCCCTTCAGGGTTCTCGACGCCGCCGCGACCCTCGACCCGTCCTCGGGTGATCTCGTCCTCGCCGTCGTGAACCGCGACCCCGACAGGAGCGTCGAGGCCTCGGTGCGCCTCGCCGACGGGAGCTTCGGAGGGAACGCCACGGCCCGGGAGGTGACGGGGGATGACCCCGGGGCGACGAACGACTTCGGCCGCGAGCGGGTCGGCGTGACCGAGAGGAGCGTCAAGGCGAGGGGCGGCGCCTTCGAGCACGAGTTCCCGGCCTGCTCGGTGAGCGTACTGCGGGTGCCGGTGGGGAGGTAG
- a CDS encoding extracellular solute-binding protein, with translation MSGEGRSFLGRSVSRRTFLGGAAVTAIGLAASSCGPAAAGGGGRARSIDYWNLFGGGDGVRMVQMENQFRRSHPGTKLNAVTLSWGNPYYTKLSMAIAGGSPPDVAVMHLAKIGAYAPAGLLEELRPEELSRYGIGPEKFLPQVLDFAKYDGRIYAVPLDTHPFVQYYNRDICRKAGVLDPGGSLVPMDSPGRVMKVLERVKKVTGQWGVSFYPNDSAGPWRLFLTLYGQMKKGAPILSHDAKRVVMDDAKAEQALGFMAGLALRYRVMPINMDYGGSVALFQNGQAGLYWNGEWEVTTFQAAKMNFNMVPFPKVYTYKAAQADHHSFIIPKGVDPAHKRTALEFISFMLKDSYVWAQGGHIPAYQPVVQSEKYRHLEPQSNYAGVAKYVVTDPIAWFSGSGSDMEAHASGIFQAVMAGRMSPRQGVRQFRAYLQQEVSLPKPY, from the coding sequence ATGAGCGGAGAGGGTCGGTCTTTCCTTGGGCGGTCCGTCAGCAGGCGTACGTTTCTGGGCGGGGCTGCTGTTACGGCGATTGGGCTCGCGGCGAGCTCGTGCGGGCCTGCGGCGGCCGGAGGTGGGGGGCGGGCGCGGAGCATCGACTACTGGAACCTGTTCGGGGGTGGGGACGGGGTCCGGATGGTACAGATGGAGAACCAGTTCAGGAGGAGCCATCCGGGGACAAAGCTCAACGCGGTGACGCTTTCGTGGGGCAACCCCTACTACACCAAGCTCTCGATGGCGATAGCCGGGGGGAGTCCCCCGGACGTTGCGGTCATGCACCTTGCCAAGATAGGGGCATACGCCCCGGCCGGGCTTCTGGAGGAGCTTCGTCCGGAGGAGCTCTCGCGGTACGGGATCGGGCCGGAGAAGTTCCTGCCGCAGGTTCTCGATTTCGCGAAGTACGACGGCAGGATCTACGCGGTCCCGCTCGACACCCACCCCTTCGTCCAGTACTACAACCGGGACATCTGCAGGAAGGCGGGGGTCCTCGATCCGGGTGGCAGCCTGGTGCCGATGGACAGCCCGGGACGGGTCATGAAGGTGCTCGAGAGGGTCAAGAAGGTCACCGGACAGTGGGGGGTCTCCTTCTATCCCAACGACTCGGCGGGGCCGTGGCGGCTCTTTCTCACGCTCTACGGGCAGATGAAGAAGGGGGCACCGATACTCTCGCACGATGCGAAGAGGGTGGTCATGGACGACGCGAAGGCCGAGCAGGCGCTCGGGTTCATGGCCGGGCTCGCGCTCAGGTACAGGGTGATGCCCATCAACATGGACTACGGAGGTTCGGTTGCGCTCTTCCAGAACGGTCAGGCCGGGCTCTACTGGAACGGGGAGTGGGAGGTGACGACCTTCCAGGCTGCGAAGATGAACTTCAACATGGTGCCCTTCCCGAAGGTCTACACCTACAAGGCGGCGCAGGCCGACCACCACTCGTTCATCATCCCGAAAGGGGTGGACCCGGCGCACAAGAGGACCGCGCTCGAGTTCATCAGCTTCATGCTCAAAGACAGCTACGTGTGGGCCCAGGGCGGCCACATCCCGGCCTACCAGCCCGTCGTGCAGAGCGAGAAGTACCGGCACCTCGAGCCGCAGAGCAACTACGCCGGGGTGGCGAAGTACGTCGTCACCGATCCGATCGCCTGGTTCAGCGGGTCGGGGTCGGACATGGAGGCGCACGCCTCGGGGATCTTCCAGGCGGTGATGGCCGGCAGGATGTCGCCCCGGCAGGGGGTCAGGCAGTTCCGGGCGTACCTGCAGCAAGAAGTCTCGCTGCCCAAACCGTACTGA